The Erigeron canadensis isolate Cc75 chromosome 1, C_canadensis_v1, whole genome shotgun sequence genome segment CATTTCAAAAAGACTTTTTGACAActcatatcttttgatttctaaaGTCTAAAGTAGGAAAGAAGTGAAGCATGAAGACGTGTAATATGATCAATATACATTGTTAATTTATACACGACAcgaatttatatttattcattaatagcATAAGAATGTATAActagtttgtgtgaagaagcaAGTCTGTTTTTTTTCCGCCCCTTTTGCAGTTTTGCCGAACATAATAACATATACATAGAAAGACTAACATAATTTAACATGAAATCAATTATAACATGGAGCATAAAGATGTGTACTTGTGTAGTATGATCATAACGTTGTTAATTTTTGCGCGACACAGATTGATTGTTATTCACGATTGTCAAAAGAATTTATAACAATTTTTTGTTAAGAAGCAAGTCTAATTAATTGTCTGAacatatatagaaagaaaaaaaaaagtgttcatctattatttaaatttgaaatgattttttttttattttaatttcaacaTTTTCTCTACTATGATTTGTGTTGgtattatgttattattttcttacataagtgtttggtcaggtATTAACGTTGTCAATGTACCTCGTATGATGTTTAATGTCGCGACTGCATCAACTGCATATCTagtatcttataaaacatttaatttgTTCCTTCCTTTTGAGTTTTTAGCACTCTTGTAAAGCTCACCGAGTAGAGGCGAGTACTTTCCGAGTACTCTTTATAAGATAGGGTGTCGAGTCAACCGATTACTCCGAGAACTCCCCGACTTGGCCACTTTGACCCGCAAGTACTCATCACATACACCCATGTACTCCCAACTAGCTTGTCTACCGACCTGAGAGCGATTAGCGACTTCCGCAACCTTGGTTTTGAGAGAttgaaatgtctaaaatatctCTCTCTAAAATTTTACCATCTAAccttcatttttatattttatattataaagcaaataacctCTGtcttaagttttaacatttactttccccAAATACCCcttctatctattctatatttacttaaaataactattataccCCCTagtctcctcaaatctcaaccactctttattgattttttttctttcataaatcatcttattcctctaattcattcaaaatcttttatctcaaaaaccgtacatcgataacattataaaaattatatgagtgttcttaaaatttcatgttcttttgtTAGacaggtcattcgatatactatcgacgaaattttaagtccgtgggcggagcccgtacggctaagggcggagcccgtcaagtagatcaccccatcaccgccaccgcaattacatcaccaccccgccatcacctccatcaccaccgcaacgcgcgTATACCTTTTTCTCGTAAAACAAATAGGGTTTTAAGTTCAACTTTCAATGTACACATGCTAATGCAAAATATAGAATACATCTAAACCACATTACAacaataacctacactactcgcCACTATGTCACCGACACCAACACCAatcaccgccgccgccaccactacTGCTgcgcaccaccaccacctgtcaccGCCACTACCGCCACCGCCATTACATCGCCACCATCAGCGCTACCTTCACCACCACATGTCACCGCCACAATGTGCAGGTACATTTCTCTCGTTTTTTAAAATACGTACAATACCTTTCCAAATTTCAGTATTCCTAACCCACGAAACTCTTATTAGGTCCACTACCGCCACCACCCGTCGCCATTTACCTTCCACATCTCATCGTTAGCACCGTCACCTTACCGTATTATTTTATAGGATGCCTGGTAGAATATGGATATACTTGGTGATTTGGCGTGGGTATATATTTCTCCAAAAGCCATGTTAAGTTGCACCACTTTTTTGGACCAAAACCTCCACTTCAAGGTTACCATTTTGAACCAAACATTCCATATGCTGTGATTCCCTTTCATTCTGACATGCCAAATTAAGTGTCTTCTTTTTATGTATGTTACGTTACCCTTCAGAATTCGCAGAAATGGAAGCAAAATAAAGTTGAACACTTGAACTTGTGTGAGTGTTAAATGCACTCTACCTTTCATTATCACAACTCACAAGACCGTACATGATGCGATATGAATTATAAATAAGAGAAACACTTGAACTTTTCCACTCCATTAGGATTGAAAAGCGAGTGGATATATATAGATCGGGTACAGtcgtatatatctatatacgcgtctatatatatctatttataagTTAGTTCAATTACTCCAGCTAATATTAGACTCATCATAAAACAGATAAGTAGATATTGCGTTACATACATCATACAAGAAAACTTTATATTAACAAATGCTAAGTTCTAAATGGCATCAAATAAGAATGAGATAAACACTATACTACAATTTAATCAATGCAATTGAGAgctaaattaatttttttaacttggaAATTGATAATcctattataaaatttttgataGTTCAAGTGACATATGTAGAAGCGATAATGACACCAAATTTAATCGACTATACACAAATCGTtatagtattatgtaatgtttgtaATGAATTATTACCCATCCATAATTAAGATGTCACATAACCCAAATTCTCACTTAATACACATCATCTCATTTCTAACCACAAAGCAAAGTTTTTGTGTGGTCCATCCCCTAAAAATAGGCATGCTTTGAACCAATATTGTTATCTTGATTCTTTAGTGACCACCCTATTGATAAGATACAATAACGATAATGTTGTACAAAAGTTAAATACAATGATGAGCAATTTTTTTGTATTAGTAATGTACTCCCACTCTTGAATGTGACCACTTTTTAGTGTTTCGGCATTAACGGTGAAACCTTTTCGTTACTTTAACTCCAGTGTGCATTATCATTACAAATGAAATAACTCGGCATGTACACTTTTAACTTTCCCGGTTGTGTATGCATTCCCAACAAGAACTGTAATATCCGCCCCCTTTGAAGAGTTTTTGCTAACAACAACTCGGGTTAACTATAAGAAAATACGGTATATTGTAACTCAGTTCCTACCATATTAGAAAATAAGACAATACTTATTTTTGAATATTAGGGGcaattttacattttttgtgAAAAGTTAACGACTACCGATATTTGGTTGTCACGGTTACAAATTTACTTTATCTAATATTCATTTTGAACGTTTAATTCTTGGGTCCAGCAGGGTAGTATACAAAACTCAACCAAAAAATTCAAGGAAAAAACCTTATAGACTTACAGTAAAACTCAAAATCTATGAGTAAAAATCAGGAAAACCTCCTCACAATACCAAAATATTTACTATTTGTCAGTCGATCTCATTGGTTACTTATCTATGATACTACCAGTACATTAGCCAATTGCCCAATTAGCCATGGCCCAAACTATCTAGTTTGTACGAAAAGGCCCAATGCAGATAAAAAATTTGCGGAGTATGAAAAACATTGATCAATGTTTGGACTCAAACGGTCAAGCCCACCTATGCTGAATGGGCGATCATCTGTACACAATGTCACAATCTAACATAACCAAATCCGCTTTGGAGTGTTGTAATATTGTATATGAAAATTacctatataatatattttatatgaatattctaaacttttttttacataaaatataGAGAAAATTTTTAAGTCGGTCATTTATAAGTTTGGTTTTTTACCGTTCTAAATATTAGTCGACTTTTTTATGTGTATTCTATCCATATCTaccatataaataaataaattaattgatgacataatattttttaaatagtgTACTCCTATacatccttttaatttaattatgacatcgtcatactttattaatttaaaatccTTCATTTTTATATATCGTTAAtgtagatttttattaaatgctcacattattatgtaattaaatcactttaatttttctttataataggttgaaaattatgttttcttttacgatagattttacttttttgtttttatcaccAATATGTTTTTCGTTTACACAACTCCACAAGTTTTGTTTccgtttattttatttacataataacttatcacaacttttcaatttatttaacgtAGGTTCTATACTTTTAAcatgacaacatattttaaagctaTTCGGATATAATTCGatttataaaatgtttataagttaacccgggttgattaactagttagtatatataataaaatcaaaagtaCGGAAATTCATGTGTAGTGATGGCAACGGGCCGGGTATGGTCCGGGTAACGGTAATCCTGGACCCAGACCGGTTAGAAAAACTCCGTCCCATACCCGCCCCCATACCCGACGGGGACCCGTTTACTAACTAACTGTCGGGTTAACGGGTTTCCCCACGGGTATCGGGGATCCCCGTTATGATTCATTCATAAGTTACCAATTTAAACATCATTAAACAATAATGAACTTCTAACATTTTCAAGTTTCCAACTGATTCTTTATGTTTAAATTATCACAAAAtcgaaaacaaaaaataatccaAATGACTAAAACTAAACTACATTTCTAAAACATAGAAATAACATTGATCTTCATGTCACAAGTCTTTCATTCCAATATGCCATTGATTTCTCAAGTTCCGTACCCATTCATCACCtacattattaaatttttttcaaaaaccactATTAATATAAAGAGAGAAAACATAAATATACAAGTAAATGACTCATTCACTAAATATTAcctgatcatcatcataatcataatccACTGTTTGACAATATGCTTCAGATTCTTTTGAACAAATTTTTGATGATATAATATGATAGCACATTATAGATATGGGTCACAAATAAAATAgctttataaacataatcaaatgAATGATTACCTGTTTAGATTTAAGAGCAACAATATTATCAATTTTACATACCTTATTATCAAGCAAAAACCCAGAACTTGACATATGAATGGTCTGCCAGGAAGCATGAGTTTAGATTTATAATCCTTATAATCCATTGATTATTAAGATTTGGATATCGAAAGGTTTTTGGGGGAGACAAAAGTTTAAAAGAATGGAAAGTCTCAAAATAGGATTGGGGGAAATCTTTACAGCGTCCACAGGTGGTGATTATAGATTAAATACCTTGGGAATATAAGAATAAGAACTATTGatattatagatagatgcaATCCTTGCGGGTCGGGTATACGGGTATGAGTTTCTGGTATACGGGTTTTTGACAAAAACCATACCCAGACCcgcaaaaaaaattaaaaccaccCATACCCGGCCCGAGACCCGCAAACCCGGACCACAAATGTCGGGTTTCGGATTTTCCCATCAGGTATGACTacttttgcttttcttttttctcttgaggtttttgttttgttttttttttctagattaaTCAATATTATTAAAGAAAGTAGCAGCCtcttattttattttccttACATAATTATCCAATATCCATTGCATTTCATATAAAAGCAAGGGTTcatgttatatttaattttcacattgaaaaagatttaatatttaatatttttttctttatttttcttcttttatactAAAATCCTTctttaaaatgtatattttttatgattgttTCCCAACCTCTTTTAGTTTTGGctatctattatataataaagcaACATTTTGATTACATCattgtttttaagaaaaatctTACTTGGCATATCTAGGTTTTTTCTTAtcaattaactttttataaaaatgtatattgtGACATCATattaagttttgatttttaatccaTCATTAAGAAGTTTCTCCAAAATTATCAAACTTAGtgtaaaataacatattttcgAACATCTATCCATGTTACATGTATCAATTTTTTATAAcaacatataattatttttatctttattttctttttaacttgaTCGTTATCATTTCTTgcaattttaatttgatttcaaAAAACACGTGTTACGTTAgttaatttcattttgttttcttaaatatGTTCTGTTTATATTAACATGAGTTTAATAATGATTCTTACACATTCGTATTATCGTATAATAAAAGAATTACGAGTAAGATGTATAATTATGATCTATTTGATCAACATTTTTACGTTTTCGTCCTATGTAAAACATCTTAGCCTGAGTATTAGTCACCTATTTTAGAATTTCCAGTTGTAACATGATAACGGGTTTATGGTTCTTATTTTTATCGTCAATTTTGATAAAGGTGCAAGtagtgttttatttttgtatacatATTTTGTACGCTTATCACCTAAATACCTATGAATGCCCGGGTATTACCCGGAATGATAAGCTAGTATGTTATATAAAGAAGATTTAGTCATTACATCATTGTTATTTAAGGGTTATTATTTACATTAATCTATTTAATTGTTGTTATATGTTATTTTCATATATGACAAATCATATGATGTCATATCATTGATATCATAATCTTTTTTGTTATGATCGTAAGATGTCATATCATtaatatcataatttttgttatgattgtatacattatatatttaggTCAACtattttttagctttgaaaACAGGATCATGTGACAATACGCCGGGTTGACACACAAGTTTCACTTCCTAAAAACTGACGTTAAACGACAAATAAAGTTACTTCGATGAGTGCATATTTCTTGGTTCTGCTAACTAACCACGTAAACTTCCTGATTGAAATGGACATCACCCAACCTCTACCTACTGAAATTCAGGTTGAAGATGCTAACTAACCACGTAACCTTTATATGATCTATGCAACTAGACTAACACTTATATAATGTAAGTAACTTTATATGTACATTACATGCATTTGAATGTTTTCCTCCCTGGAGTACTACTTCATTAACTTACGTTTTCATCTATACTTATATAAAGGTTATTAGACCCGTCCTTATAGGACGTTTTTCCGGCGTCCGCCGCGCGGCGTGGTGTCGCCGCTATTAGCACCGCAGCGTCTTGGCCTGCGTCTTGTTTGTTTCTCTCAATTCTAGATGAGTGACAAAGGTGAGTGTGGGTCTCGAAATGGAGATTAGCCGttgccaaaataaaaaaaacattttttaaaccaaaatttATAACCAACGGGGAGCTTCGCGATATAATGGCTCACCATCAACTCCGCAATGCTCTGATCgaacatgtttggaacctccCGAAACACGACCGTCAACGTTGATGTCTAGTTTTTAATTTGCTAATAATGtcgtttttcataatttatttactttatgttttttagtgtaatgtttaattttataataaatgtaatgtgtttgttttaataataaaatgtgttttattaattttgtgtaaaagaaaaatggaataattaaataatagatgaatagtggaagaagtgggtaGTATAAGGAGGAGAGTGTTCTTGGGATATTCTTGGAAAGAGAAaactaatgaaagaagtgagtAAGAAACAGGGATGAAGCGCCTTCTATAAAGAGAGGCCTTATAGTCTCaattgaaaaaagaaacaatGACAATCAGTCAAGTACATACCAACTATTTTTACGTACAATAAACACATCGTTTCCCGAAACAACGCCTTGGAGACATCTAGTTTAGAAAGAACCTCGATATGCAACATATACAAGAAACAAGTTTCCTCATAAAATCTACGTGTCATGATATAATTGGTTACAATGACATGGAGTGACACCAACACtcaataaatgtaaatttaACTGAAATTGCCATAAACActgtaaaaaatataataaatatataactatttattatCGTTTAGTGTGCAGATAATATCAACATTCAAAGTAGTAGTGCACCGGAACTGCATCAGAACCACCACCGCCGGCGCCGGTATTTCATTTCTGCtatataaaaaattgttaaattttgATACAGTCATCGATCCGATGTCGTTTTGACCTAGggtttcataattaaattaaattttgttacttttttacAGTTACAGGAACGGATCGATCGATCTCTTGATTTATTTACGGCGGTTAGATAATCTCGTTCTTTCTTCAGTTCCGGTCAGTAAATTTTCTGTTTTCgtgtaaatatattttgtaaaggatctgaagttatatatatatatatatgcttatatcATAATGAtaattgtatgtatgtatagtttatTTACATATTAATGAGATGATAGTGTGATATTATAGTGAATATGTAATAAAGGTGTTAAATTTTTGCTATAATTGGACTAATGAAACATATGATAAGTTGGTGACTCTAAAAATGGTTTGTGTTGGCAATGTTAAAACACCGATATAGGAACATCTTGACTTCTTGATAATGTTATGGTCGATGGATGAGTTTGTAGTTTTTTATAATCTCACGACTAGAGGGGAACGTTAGAATGTGGAGTAATACGCAAAAATTTAGATATAGTGTATTAAACTAAACGTAAGGTCCTGCATAAAGATTATTTCTAGGGCTAAAAGATTGTGATTACATGAATAGTTTTCAAAAGTCTAATGATTTTTCTGGAAATACAGAAGTGGTGTTGCTGTAAAGCATTTCATGCATAACTTGTATAGTTATATGTGGTAGACCTTCTTGAGATTCAGTTGATACATGCATCAAGAATTAAGTTTTTGTCAAATGTTTATAAGATTTTTGTGTATGTGGCCTTAGACATTTGAGCactttatttgcttttgcatctTGGTTGCAGACATACTTTAGTGCCGTATTTGATTTAGCTGTTATATCTATCTACCGTTGTTGTGAATTGCtaagtaaattataattaatgcAACAAGTGGCATTGGCTCCGTGTGTTCCCTCCCATTTGAGTTGTGTTtccttcttttgttttttatttttagttttatttgtaAAGGATGTGGTTACCACTGTTTCTAGTTTAAGTCGTTTTCTTAGGTTTTCACCTACATTCTTATAAAGTTATACTTGTGATAACTGTAGGTCATAATTCGGTTTCCAATTAGCAACCAAAGATTAACTCATTATCTGTAGCATAGCTCTTCTGAAATCACTTATTTGTAGTTGTGATAATGAAGAATGGGGAGCGAGCTGCAAATGTTGCTTTAGCCGGTTTGATTACTCCTCTAATCAACATACTTTACATGACTTATCTGAAAGTTTAATTCATAATTAAGAGATTAATTCACATACTTCACCTTGTGGTGCAGTTCTAACATTGGCGCCATTAGTTGTGAAAGTAGATACAAATGTAAATGTTATATTAACCGCATGCCTCACGGTATACGTGGGATGCTATCGTTCTGTCAAGCCAACACCTCCTTCGGTAAGTATACTCAGCTAGGCAGCTACCATGTTACAAATCTTCtttgaaaagtttgattttattttatctgttttaaattacaattactTGAATCTTTTTCCTCAGGAGACAATGACTAGTGAGCATGCAATGCGTTTTCCGTTCGTTGGCAGTGCAATGTTGTTGTCATTGTTCTTGCTTTTTAAATTCTTATCAAAAGACTTGGTGAACGCAGTCCTGACTGCCTACTTCTTCATACTTGGGATCATTGCTCTTTCGTATGTTCTTTTTGTATGAATCATACTTCCAtcttttgtgtttgtttttgcaGAAAGTAGTTTACATAATTCTTTACAATTCATATTTATTCGGTTTTGATTTCTTTGTCACAGGGCCACTCTCTTACCTGCAATTGCACGGTTTCTACCAAACAAGTGGAATGATGATGTAATAATATGGCGATTCCCATACTTTCGCTGTATGTATTATCCTCTATACTCCCAGCTGCAAGAATTGTTTAGCAACCCATAGGTTATTTGCAGCTGTTTGATTTATCATGTGATCTGCAGAATGATATGTTTATTAAACACTTTCTAAACAGCTTTGGAGATTGAGTTCACAAGGTCTCAAGTTGTTGCTGCTATCCCTGGTACCTTTTTTTGCGCATGGTATGCCGCACAGAAGCATTGGCTGGCTAACAACATATTGGGTCTTGCGTTCTGCATTCAGGTTTCTCCTCTTTTTTTTGGTTGAAACAGTCATTCTCTATAAATCTTAGGAAGAATGTTGTGAACACTGAACATATGTTACGTGACAGATATATGATATTTTGCATTCTTTGGATGTTTACTTGatacacttttaaaattttgtaggGAATCGAAATGCTTTCTCTTGGCTCTTTCAAGACTGGTGCCATTTTGTTGGTAAGGGAGTTCTTATTGTTCAAAATATGACAGGAGTTTATTTTGTTGATGTGCATATTCTGATAATGTTTGGTTGAAATTGCAGAGTGGTCTTTTTGTATATGATATATTCTGGGTTTTTTTCACACCAGTGATGGTCAGCGTTGCCAAATCATTTGATGCACCTATCAAGGTAGTATGTCAAGCTGTAACTTATCTCCATATacttttttgtgtgtgaaaatcgCTTTTATTTAACATGATGGCTTTCCTCTTTTTCCAGCTTCTGTTCCCGTCAAGAATCGTTGCACGCCCCTTTTCCATGCTTGGTCTAGGAGACATTGTGATTCCAGGTATGACCTTAATAGGTGGCTGACCCTTAATTAATCTTTGAAGTTGGTTGCTCGGTATATACAGATGGAAATTTGTGAGCACTTTAGTGGTGATACTGTTTAACGTATGGATCTGGCTACTTATTTTTAGGAATCTTTGTAGCGTTGGCATTACGATATGATGTGTCAAGAGGGAAGCAGAGCCACTACTTTAAAAGTGCTTTTGTGGGGTATACAGTAGGTTTGGTCGCCACAATTGTTGTCATGAACTGGTTCCAAGCTGCACAGGTTGGTAATCCTTATTACAACAAATTTTTTTGAGATGAGCCATGAAGTAGCAGTGTGCTACTTTCTTTTGTCCCTTGAAAATTAATATTCCAGTTTTGGGCTGGTAATATGATACAATTATGTATCTTCCCCTTGTGATCATGACAAAAGAAGATAATCTTGATTGAAActtaattttggttttttttttttagccgGCTCTATTATATATCGTTCCAGGAGTAATTGGGTTCTTGGGTGCTCATTGCATATGGAATGGAGAAGTCAAACCGGTATGACTTAACATTTAAACACcaaatttaatttcaatttcGATCATTTAGCCTTTTTTAAGTTTGCGGGTCCATACTCCATACAAGTGGTTTGTATCACTACTGACATGCCTATTGGTCACACAGTTGTTGGAGTTCGACGAGTCAAAAACAGCTAGTTCAGGAGATGAAACAAGTAGCAAGAAGTTGGAGTAAAATTTGGAAACGATACATCTGTTTTTCTTACAATAGGTCATTTAACTTATGCAATTTTCATAGACGTTTACTAGATTTTCTATAGTCCTTTCGACCATtaatatattttggttttttatgtatttactttACTGTATCAGTGATAGCTtctgatttatcttatttcACATGTTTATTGATATTTGCTGCAAGCCAACCAAGAAAATAGCTAAAGTTACCATTTGAATTTCCAGTTAATTTGCTATACAATTCCAAATTAAATTCTGTCATTATATTGAGGACCTTACTATTTAAGTTCGGGTAAATATGCACACAACTTTTTTAACTATCATTAGTGTGCTCGAACCTTTTATGTAAAtggatatttatttttaaaaaataaagtcaTCTAAAATTACTGATAATTACTAATGTCTGTTGAAAATTTTCTGGTTTCTATTCCTtccattttatgatatgataaGCATCGGAACAATCTTCGCAAAAGATTCCCCATCGGCCATCCCTGGTCAAACAGGGTTTGGCTGATTCTCCATTGAGTTGGACTATTTTTGCCATCTTCTTTATTTCTATAATTATGGGCTTATAGCTTGATTAGTTGATTTGCTAGCCATATTTAACTCTAATATTATCTCACTTATACAATTCGTTTAAGATTATTTTAGAACAAGTAATATGGTATATTACAGTAGTTTATTCCAAACTTGACTTTAACTATTGAAGCTGTTGGACGATGATGGTGTATgaactttttatattaatagtGGGAAATTCTTCATAAAGTTAGGCTTTAATTAACGGCCAGAATGCATTAATAGGTTCTTGGGCGTGGGTATGTGAGATTGTGGGCTAGGTTTTTTTAGagggtttttaactttttatttaatgattaatatagatataatgaTGGGTGGCTTAAGCCCATCAAAATCATTAGTATTCCCGCATTGAATGCGGGACCATTTGTTGAAGATAAAAGTATGGGaattgatattagtaccacaattttgatgatattatcACAATTGTGCATCATTGGTTTGTACATTCAGATGTAAAATCTGTACgatattgtatatttatcaaaaataatggtacgaatatcatctCCCTAAAAGTATATCGATCCCATATGAAGTTTTACCAATCCTCCGGTGATAGAACCTGGCTAGCTTGAATCAAATGCGAACTTGAGAAC includes the following:
- the LOC122609794 gene encoding signal peptide peptidase-like, translating into MKNGERAANVALAVLTLAPLVVKVDTNVNVILTACLTVYVGCYRSVKPTPPSETMTSEHAMRFPFVGSAMLLSLFLLFKFLSKDLVNAVLTAYFFILGIIALSATLLPAIARFLPNKWNDDVIIWRFPYFRSLEIEFTRSQVVAAIPGTFFCAWYAAQKHWLANNILGLAFCIQGIEMLSLGSFKTGAILLSGLFVYDIFWVFFTPVMVSVAKSFDAPIKLLFPSRIVARPFSMLGLGDIVIPGIFVALALRYDVSRGKQSHYFKSAFVGYTVGLVATIVVMNWFQAAQPALLYIVPGVIGFLGAHCIWNGEVKPLLEFDESKTASSGDETSSKKLE